The following coding sequences are from one Gammaproteobacteria bacterium window:
- a CDS encoding iron-sulfur cluster assembly accessory protein — translation MITVTPAAAVQIRIAAKQGEMENMPLRLAVSKSATGEFQYAMGFDDDEHEGDQTTVTEEISVVVNVTSFALLEGTTIDYVELEPSKFHFIFLNPQDPNYLEPSED, via the coding sequence ATGATTACCGTAACCCCCGCTGCTGCCGTTCAAATTCGCATCGCCGCCAAACAAGGCGAAATGGAAAACATGCCCCTGCGTCTGGCGGTGAGCAAAAGTGCCACCGGCGAATTTCAATACGCCATGGGTTTTGATGACGACGAGCACGAAGGCGATCAAACCACCGTCACAGAGGAGATTTCCGTGGTGGTGAACGTCACCAGTTTTGCCCTCTTAGAAGGCACCACCATTGATTACGTTGAGCTGGAACCCAGCAAATTCCACTTTATCTTCCTCAACCCCCAAGATCCCAACTATTTAGAGCCATCCGAAGATTAG